In one window of Chryseobacterium phocaeense DNA:
- a CDS encoding Hachiman antiphage defense system protein HamA has translation MPTEQEKLIGSHPVTPNFFANWLKSEDSKILATKPNKKHRKLAELPSKRKVAIEQIAEWIIEHHVDGKKIKRMQSRKAEIMAKYGIKMEDYIDNQNFFPRIENTKSGNATEIILSRYLQESAGVQILAYKLTYNPNVDQSMKGDDCLLFDTKNITSRIIVGEAKYRAKPSKQTVSNMVKNLENSKRLPISLPFISTHLTSIGNEDLASQIDDLNFEVSKGRIPIINVGLLLSTLGNSKTTDSGICVEENLDSTNPNLVVLSLGVDKPLEIITEAFKLARAKLISQI, from the coding sequence ATGCCGACTGAACAAGAGAAATTAATAGGATCTCATCCAGTAACTCCCAATTTTTTTGCAAATTGGCTCAAAAGTGAAGACTCTAAAATCTTAGCTACAAAGCCTAATAAGAAACATCGTAAACTTGCAGAATTACCTAGCAAAAGAAAAGTCGCAATTGAACAAATTGCCGAGTGGATAATTGAACACCACGTTGATGGAAAAAAAATTAAAAGGATGCAGAGTCGAAAGGCTGAAATTATGGCTAAATATGGAATAAAAATGGAGGATTACATAGACAATCAAAATTTCTTTCCAAGGATCGAAAATACAAAAAGTGGGAATGCTACTGAAATAATTCTATCTAGATATTTACAAGAATCTGCTGGGGTACAAATATTAGCGTATAAACTAACATATAATCCTAATGTCGATCAATCTATGAAAGGAGATGATTGCTTATTATTTGACACTAAAAATATAACCAGTAGAATTATTGTCGGCGAAGCTAAATATCGAGCAAAACCGAGTAAACAAACTGTATCTAATATGGTTAAAAATTTGGAAAATAGTAAAAGACTACCAATATCATTACCTTTTATATCTACACATTTGACATCTATTGGAAATGAAGATTTAGCTTCTCAAATTGATGATTTAAATTTTGAAGTAAGCAAGGGCAGAATCCCCATTATTAATGTGGGTCTTTTATTAAGTACCCTAGGAAATTCAAAAACAACAGATTCAGGAATATGTGTTGAAGAAAATCTAGATTCAACAAATCCCAACCTTGTTGTATTATCTTTAGGTGTTGATAAACCTTTGGAAATAATAACTGAAGCATTTAAACTAGCAAGAGCTAAATTAATTTCACAAATATGA
- a CDS encoding recombinase family protein — MQAVYLYIRVSTDEQAVKGYSQRSQLDRLVHYCKDHNLIVAKTIFEDYSAKTFNRPEWNKLFAELKLIKNQSSLILFTYWDRFSRNIMDAYKMLERLQNMKVSIQAIEQQIDFSIPESKIMLAMYWATSEVENDKRSRNVRLGMQKARLEGRWINKAPLGYRNKTTSDGKKYIALYEPEAYIIREAFTAIVRQNKYCLTEIYKDAVSNGLNCSRSAFYRLVRNPIYCGKIKIPAFEDKPEKIVEGTHERLIPVVLFDHVQRIIKDADLNHPKKLTSKRIANENLIFRGVLQCPNCGNTLTGSGSRGHTKKYYYYHCMGRCSYRVRADVINLSFLSFLKNNRVVEPFLELAYSISKEIYGEEHHDYIQKKEEIKKEMEKLIDRGFNAQKLFSNGNIDYDDYILIRSRCQESLKDNTDKLRQQALKIVAEKHTEKGTDYIINHLGEFYENSDTITKQRIIRLFFPEKVKVIEGNIEKMLSESVKTIFGLTASASKIKEIHGQQTEQAIVEFFKELYFLGYEQNLKNI; from the coding sequence ATGCAAGCCGTTTATCTGTACATACGAGTCAGTACCGATGAACAGGCTGTAAAAGGATATTCCCAACGCAGCCAGTTGGATCGGCTTGTGCACTATTGTAAAGATCACAATCTCATTGTTGCCAAAACTATTTTCGAAGACTATTCTGCGAAAACATTTAACCGGCCAGAATGGAACAAACTGTTCGCTGAACTTAAGCTCATTAAAAATCAATCTTCACTTATTCTCTTTACTTATTGGGATCGATTCAGCCGCAATATTATGGACGCTTACAAGATGTTAGAAAGATTGCAGAATATGAAAGTTTCTATTCAGGCAATTGAACAGCAGATAGACTTCTCAATTCCGGAAAGCAAAATTATGTTGGCAATGTACTGGGCTACTTCTGAAGTAGAAAACGATAAAAGAAGCCGTAATGTGCGTTTGGGAATGCAAAAAGCAAGACTGGAAGGAAGATGGATCAACAAAGCTCCTCTAGGATATAGAAATAAAACCACATCTGATGGAAAAAAATATATAGCCCTCTACGAACCGGAAGCATATATTATCCGTGAGGCTTTTACAGCTATAGTGAGACAAAATAAATATTGTTTAACTGAAATATACAAGGATGCGGTATCAAATGGGCTTAATTGTAGTAGAAGTGCTTTTTATCGGTTGGTAAGAAATCCTATTTATTGTGGTAAAATAAAAATTCCGGCATTTGAAGATAAACCTGAAAAAATTGTTGAGGGTACTCATGAGCGTCTTATACCTGTCGTTTTATTTGATCATGTTCAAAGAATAATAAAAGACGCAGATTTAAATCATCCTAAAAAATTAACTTCAAAAAGGATAGCTAATGAAAATTTAATTTTTAGAGGTGTCCTACAATGTCCTAATTGTGGAAATACGCTTACAGGAAGTGGATCGCGGGGACATACTAAAAAATATTATTATTACCACTGTATGGGACGTTGTTCATACCGGGTAAGAGCTGACGTTATCAATCTGAGTTTTCTTTCATTCCTTAAGAATAATAGAGTGGTAGAACCATTTTTAGAACTTGCCTATAGTATTTCAAAGGAAATTTATGGTGAAGAACATCATGATTATATTCAGAAAAAAGAGGAGATAAAGAAAGAAATGGAAAAATTGATTGATAGGGGATTCAATGCGCAAAAGCTATTTTCAAATGGGAATATTGACTATGATGATTATATACTAATAAGAAGTCGTTGTCAGGAATCTTTAAAAGATAATACTGATAAATTGAGACAGCAGGCTTTAAAAATAGTGGCTGAAAAACATACAGAAAAGGGAACTGATTACATAATTAACCACTTAGGAGAGTTTTATGAAAATTCAGATACTATAACCAAACAGAGAATTATCAGGTTGTTTTTTCCGGAGAAAGTAAAAGTAATAGAAGGGAATATTGAAAAAATGCTATCAGAAAGTGTTAAGACTATATTTGGATTAACTGCTTCAGCTTCGAAAATAAAAGAAATCCATGGTCAGCAGACAGAGCAAGCAATAGTTGAATTTTTTAAAGAATTATATTTTTTAGGGTATGAACAAAACTTAAAAAATATCTAA